One window of Lasioglossum baleicum unplaced genomic scaffold, iyLasBale1 scaffold0919, whole genome shotgun sequence genomic DNA carries:
- the LOC143220401 gene encoding uncharacterized protein LOC143220401, translating into MTRRNDTIDSTAGIAIRIVGYQGLSLGGGLIVLASALSDASLELPGKYSLPSTSSMQADDNGLPQYHYGWCLQLSGLALILAEVAAVLTMSGYMARFSTVEEMVRVMVPGAERKLREQRGLSSEYLVRAHQKSPGPPQARGFGQPSKASQRGPEEGTSLLCKTAPDICASNPQAISYVDKADLSHVLPAYPDSKSTDPRYTFGDKSEASVIDSRLSGFADKGGLIDSRILSDSRQNMIAFTENKEHPVGQEPRYTEFSPRTTEQSVVDSRMSGFTEKEGLLDSRLSGYGEKNESLLDTPPFSYDSRYNTLAGQTVPITLKNQNTSASAIQSQYIYQNFGTIHSGILRVSEPGTSSSSNSSQRSMTLQNPKRKSQIAQNTFSTMECEKRKRGPGLAGKTGFYTGSAV; encoded by the exons ATGACTCGTAGAAACGATACGATCGATTCGACGGCTGGCATCGCGATAAGGATCGTTGGTTACCAAG GACTCTCGTTAGGCGGCGGCCTCATAGTCCTGGCCTCTGCTTTATCGGATGCCTCGTTGGAGCTGCCGGGAAAGTATAGTCTACCCTCGACGTCGAGCATGCAAGCCGACGACAACGGTCTGCCACAGTATCACTATGGCTGGTGTCTTCAGTTGTCCGGACTGGCATTGATTTTGGCAGAAGTGGCGGCTGTTCTCACCATGTCCGGGTATATGGCACGGTTCTCTACGGTGGAAGAAATG GTGAGAGTGATGGTGCCAGGCGCCGAGAGGAAACTCAGAGAACAGAGAGGACTGAGTTCCGAATACCTAGTTAGAGCTCATCAGAAGTCGCCTGGACCTCCACAGGCTCGAGGCTTCGGGCAACCTTCAAAAG CGTCACAAAGAGGTCCCGAGGAAGGGACGTCTCTATTGTGCAAAACTGCACCGGATATCTGTGCATCGAATCCTCAAGCTATCAGCTATGTTGATAAAGCAGACCTTTCCCATGTTTTACCAGCGTATCCTGACTCCAAGAGCACGGATCCGAGATACACCTTTGGGGATAAGTCAGAAGCCAGTGTGATCGACTCCCGGTTGAGCGGCTTCGCCGATAAAGGAGGATTGATCGACTCGAGAATCTTGTCCGACTCGCGTCAGAACATGATCGCTTTCACGGAAAACAAGGAACATCCTGTTGGCCAGGAACCACGTTACACCGAGTTCTCTCCTAGAACAACAGAGCAAAGCGTAGTTGACTCTAGAATGAGTGGCTTCACCGAAAAGGAAGGTCTCCTTGACTCCAGACTCAGCGGGTACGGAGAGAAGAATGAATCGTTACTGGATACTCCACCGTTCAGCTACGACTCGCGGTATAATACCTTAGCTGGACAGACAGTGCCCATCACGTTGAAGAATCAGAACACGTCTGCCTCGGCGATTCAATCGCAGTACATCTATCAGAATTTTGGCACGATACACTCTGGAATTCTAAGGGTGTCCGAGCCAGGCACAAGCTCCAGTTCCAACTCCAGCCAGAGGAGTATGACGCTGCAGAATCCCAAGAGAAAGTCGCAGATCGCTCAAAACACATTCAGCACGATGGAATGCGAGAAGAGGAAACGGGGACCTGGCTTGGCTGGGAAGACAGGTTTCTACACAGGCAGCGCCGTATGA